From a single Miscanthus floridulus cultivar M001 chromosome 8, ASM1932011v1, whole genome shotgun sequence genomic region:
- the LOC136475286 gene encoding monooxygenase 2-like: protein MQQQEAIEDIVVVGAGLAGLATALGLHRRGVRSLVLESSPGLRTSGFAFTAWQNAFRALDALGVGDKIRKQHPQAQALRVMSSSTGEVAQELDLTVQPKRGGCNEIRCVRRDLLVQALEEELPRGTIRYSSRIVSIEEDGNLKVLQLADGSELRAKVLIGCDGINSVVAKWLGLAEPTHSGRMAARGLARFPDGHGFEPKFLQFNGRGFRSGMRPCNDTDIYWFFSWTPTENDKAIVEGGTKLKRFVLANLAALKVPAKALAVIEASDDVFAVPLRFRPPLSLIAASISKGGVCVAGDALHPMTPDLGQGACAALEDSVVLARCLGKAMLCEGGTGGTEEHRRVDAGLREYAAARRWRSVQLIAAAYVVGFMQQSNNAVVSFLRDKVLSGFLARTLLKMSDYDCGTL, encoded by the exons ATGCAGCAACAGGAGGCCATTGAGGACATCGTCGTCGTGGGCGCCGGGCTCGCCGGCCTCGCGACAGCTCTCGGGCTGCACCG GAGAGGGGTGAGGAGCTTGGTCCTGGAGTCGTCGCCGGGGCTGAGGACGTCGGGGTTCGCGTTCACGGCGTGGCAGAATGCCTTCCGGGCCCTCGACGCCCTCGGGGTGGGCGACAAGATCAGGAAGCAGCATCCCCAGGCTCAGGC GCTGCGCGTCATGTCCTCGTCGACTGGGGAAGTTGCGCAGGAGCTGGACCTCACGGTGCAGCCGAAACG TGGAGGATGCAATGAAATCCGTTGCGTCAGGCGGGACTTGTTGGTGCAGGCCTTGGAGGAGGAGCTGCCAAGAGGCACCATCCGCTACTCCTCCAGGATCGTGTCCATCGAGGAGGACGGCAACCTCAAGGTCCTGCAACTGGCCGATGGCTCGGAGCTGAGAGCAAAG GTGCTGATCGGATGCGACGGGATCAACTCGGTGGTGGCCAAATGGCTGGGCCTCGCGGAGCCGACCCACTCGGGGCGCATGgcggcgagaggcctcgcgcgctTCCCGGACGGCCACGGCTTCGAGCCCAAGTTCCTGCAGTTCAACGGCCGCGGCTTCCGCTCCGGCATGCGACCCTGCAACGACACTGACATTTACTGGTTCTTCAGCTGGACTCCTACTGAAAACG ATAAAGCCATCGTCGAGGGTGGCACTAAGCTGAAGCGGTTCGTGCTGGCAAACCTGGCGGCCTTAAAGGTGCCAGCGAAGGCGCTGGCGGTGATCGAGGCGAGCGACGACGTCTTCGCGGTGCCGCTGCGGTTCCGGCCGCCACTGTCGCTTATAGCCGCGAGCATCAGCAAGGGCGGCGTCTGCGTGGCCGGCGACGCGCTGCACCCGATGACGCCGGACCTGGGCCAGGGCGCCTGCGCCGCGCTAGAGGACAGCGTCGTCCTGGCCAGGTGCCTCGGCAAGGCCATGCTCTGCGAGGGCGGCACCGGCGGCACAGAGGAGCACCGGAGGGTCGACGCCGGACTGCGCGAGTACGCAGCGGCCCGGCGGTGGAGGAGCGTCCAGCTCATTGCCGCTGCCTACGTGGTCGGCTTCATGCAGCAGAGCAACAATGCCGTCGTGAGCTTCCTGCGGGACAAGGTTTTATCTGGCTTCCTCGCGAGAACTCTTCTCAAGATGTCAGACTACGACTGTGGCACGCTCTGA